A window from Mytilus galloprovincialis chromosome 8, xbMytGall1.hap1.1, whole genome shotgun sequence encodes these proteins:
- the LOC143085066 gene encoding uncharacterized protein LOC143085066 isoform X1 has product MGDQVELVNILETEDFQSVDNIKTNVWNQKLANIHKAVRNRDKFLLIFTVVQVICISLTVAYLNAYIKKIARLETQIQQLTLNYSKLTSADRLVQLSSNRGFEAPTKVKKVYRDGAGSTLKTGPLGTKCNAGDKGEKGERGDYGLRGLTGVSGDKGETGDKGSSGDKGQTGDKGPLGEKGPTGMKGQNGEQGLKGGRGLIGDKGQIGDKGQDGDKGVNGTNGPDGDKGEFGAKGREGDKGEKGSIGIVGPIGNKGLPGEKGLTGAKGPQGETGLPGLKGIHGEMGINGDKGAIGNEGPRGENSQKGARGEDGEKGSPGESVQKKSCGPGWEQFKQSCYYIEIRPTKTWNEAKMDCRIKGSRLVKIDNAFENSFLKLFAKDRNARHVWIGAHDSMRESHFVWETDNTDVTFTDWASRQPDNYRNGEDCVHLDYGLSNTWNDNSCSKRLGYICEKQ; this is encoded by the exons ATGGGTGATCAAGTTGAGCTTGTAAATATTCTAGAAACAGAAGACTTTCAGAGCGTGGATAATATCAAAACTAATGTGTGGAATCAAAAACTTGCTAACATTCACAAGGCTGTACGGAATAGAGATAAATTTTTGTTAATCTTTACAGTAGTGCAAGTGATTTGTATTTCTTTGACAGTTGCATATTTGAATG CTTATATTAAAAAGATTGCAAGATTAGAAACGCAGATACAGCAATTGACTTTAAATTATTCGAAACTAACAAGTGCAGATAGACTAGTTCAATTATCAA GTAACAGAGGATTTGAAGCGCCGACTAAAGTTAAAAAGGTCTACAGAGATGGAGCTGGTTCTACTCTTAAAACAGGTCCGTTGGGTACAAAATGCAACGCTGGCGATAAGGGAGAGAAAGGTGAGAGAGGTGATTATGGACTAAGAGGTTTAACTGGCGTATCAGGCGACAAAGGCGAAACAGGAGATAAAGGTTCAAGTGGAGACAAGGGACAAACAGGAGATAAAGGTCCACTTGGAGAAAAGGGACCAACTGGAATGAAAGGTCAAAATGGAGAACAGGGTCTAAAAGGTGGAAGAGGACTAATTGGAGATAAAGGCCAAATAGGTGATAAAGGTCAAGACGGAGACAAAGGTGTAAATGGGACAAATGGCCCAGATGGAGACAAGGGAGAATTTGGAGCTAAAGGTCGAGAAGGAGATAAGGGTGAAAAGGGTTCGATAGGTATAGTTGGTCCTATTGGAAACAAGGGTTTGCCTGGTGAAAAGGGATTGACAGGTGCAAAAGGTCCTCAGGGAGAAACTGGACTACCTGGCTTAAAAGGTATACATGGCGAAATGGGCATCAATGGTGACAAGGGTGCAATTGGAAATGAGGGTCCTCGTGGCGAAAATAGTCAAAAAG GAGCACGTGGAGAAGATGGCGAAAAAGGAAGTCCTGGAGAATCAG TTCAGAAAAAATCATGTGGTCCTGGTTGGGAACAGTTTAAACAAAGCTGTTATTACATTGAAATCAGACCAACAAAGACATGGAATGAGGCAAAA ATGGATTGTCGCATTAAAGGAAGCAGACTTGTGAAAATAGACAATGCCTTCGAAAATAGCTTTTTGAAATTATTTGCAAAAG ATAGGAATGCACGTCACGTTTGGATCGGAGCACATGATTCAATGAGAGAATCTCATTTTGTGTGGGAAACTGACAATACAGATGTTACTTTTACCGACTGGGCATCTCGCCAACCTGATAATTATCGAAATGGCGAAGACTGTGTTCATTTGGACTACGGCCTGTCAAACACATGGAATGATAATAGCTGTTCAAAGAGATTAGGATACATTTGTGAAAAACAATAA
- the LOC143085066 gene encoding uncharacterized protein LOC143085066 isoform X2: MGDQVELVNILETEDFQSVDNIKTNVWNQKLANIHKAVRNRDKFLLIFTVVQVICISLTVAYLNAYIKKIARLETQIQQLTLNYSKLTSADRLVQLSSNRGFEAPTKVKKVYRDGAGSTLKTGPLGTKCNAGDKGEKGERGDYGLRGLTGVSGDKGETGDKGSSGDKGQTGDKGPLGEKGPTGMKGQNGEQGLKGGRGLIGDKGQIGDKGQDGDKGVNGTNGPDGDKGEFGAKGREGDKGEKGSIGIVGPIGNKGLPGEKGLTGAKGPQGETGLPGLKGIHGEMGINGDKGAIGNEGPRGENSQKVQKKSCGPGWEQFKQSCYYIEIRPTKTWNEAKMDCRIKGSRLVKIDNAFENSFLKLFAKDRNARHVWIGAHDSMRESHFVWETDNTDVTFTDWASRQPDNYRNGEDCVHLDYGLSNTWNDNSCSKRLGYICEKQ; the protein is encoded by the exons ATGGGTGATCAAGTTGAGCTTGTAAATATTCTAGAAACAGAAGACTTTCAGAGCGTGGATAATATCAAAACTAATGTGTGGAATCAAAAACTTGCTAACATTCACAAGGCTGTACGGAATAGAGATAAATTTTTGTTAATCTTTACAGTAGTGCAAGTGATTTGTATTTCTTTGACAGTTGCATATTTGAATG CTTATATTAAAAAGATTGCAAGATTAGAAACGCAGATACAGCAATTGACTTTAAATTATTCGAAACTAACAAGTGCAGATAGACTAGTTCAATTATCAA GTAACAGAGGATTTGAAGCGCCGACTAAAGTTAAAAAGGTCTACAGAGATGGAGCTGGTTCTACTCTTAAAACAGGTCCGTTGGGTACAAAATGCAACGCTGGCGATAAGGGAGAGAAAGGTGAGAGAGGTGATTATGGACTAAGAGGTTTAACTGGCGTATCAGGCGACAAAGGCGAAACAGGAGATAAAGGTTCAAGTGGAGACAAGGGACAAACAGGAGATAAAGGTCCACTTGGAGAAAAGGGACCAACTGGAATGAAAGGTCAAAATGGAGAACAGGGTCTAAAAGGTGGAAGAGGACTAATTGGAGATAAAGGCCAAATAGGTGATAAAGGTCAAGACGGAGACAAAGGTGTAAATGGGACAAATGGCCCAGATGGAGACAAGGGAGAATTTGGAGCTAAAGGTCGAGAAGGAGATAAGGGTGAAAAGGGTTCGATAGGTATAGTTGGTCCTATTGGAAACAAGGGTTTGCCTGGTGAAAAGGGATTGACAGGTGCAAAAGGTCCTCAGGGAGAAACTGGACTACCTGGCTTAAAAGGTATACATGGCGAAATGGGCATCAATGGTGACAAGGGTGCAATTGGAAATGAGGGTCCTCGTGGCGAAAATAGTCAAAAAG TTCAGAAAAAATCATGTGGTCCTGGTTGGGAACAGTTTAAACAAAGCTGTTATTACATTGAAATCAGACCAACAAAGACATGGAATGAGGCAAAA ATGGATTGTCGCATTAAAGGAAGCAGACTTGTGAAAATAGACAATGCCTTCGAAAATAGCTTTTTGAAATTATTTGCAAAAG ATAGGAATGCACGTCACGTTTGGATCGGAGCACATGATTCAATGAGAGAATCTCATTTTGTGTGGGAAACTGACAATACAGATGTTACTTTTACCGACTGGGCATCTCGCCAACCTGATAATTATCGAAATGGCGAAGACTGTGTTCATTTGGACTACGGCCTGTCAAACACATGGAATGATAATAGCTGTTCAAAGAGATTAGGATACATTTGTGAAAAACAATAA
- the LOC143085066 gene encoding uncharacterized protein LOC143085066 isoform X4 yields MGDQVELVNILETEDFQSVDNIKTNVWNQKLANIHKAVRNRDKFLLIFTVVQVICISLTVAYLNAYIKKIARLETQIQQLTLNYSKLTSADRLVQLSSNRGFEAPTKVKKVYRDGAGSTLKTGPLGTKCNAGDKGEKGERGDYGLRGLTGVSGDKGETGDKGSSGDKGQTGDKGPLGEKGPTGMKGQNGEQGLKGGRGLIGDKGQIGDKGQDGDKGVNGTNGPDGDKGEFGAKGREGDKGEKGSIGIVGPIGNKGLPGEKGLTGAKGPQGETGLPGLKGIHGEMGINGDKGAIGNEGPRGENSQKGARGEDGEKGSPGESVQKKSCGPGWEQFKQSCYYIEIRPTKTWNEAKIGMHVTFGSEHMIQ; encoded by the exons ATGGGTGATCAAGTTGAGCTTGTAAATATTCTAGAAACAGAAGACTTTCAGAGCGTGGATAATATCAAAACTAATGTGTGGAATCAAAAACTTGCTAACATTCACAAGGCTGTACGGAATAGAGATAAATTTTTGTTAATCTTTACAGTAGTGCAAGTGATTTGTATTTCTTTGACAGTTGCATATTTGAATG CTTATATTAAAAAGATTGCAAGATTAGAAACGCAGATACAGCAATTGACTTTAAATTATTCGAAACTAACAAGTGCAGATAGACTAGTTCAATTATCAA GTAACAGAGGATTTGAAGCGCCGACTAAAGTTAAAAAGGTCTACAGAGATGGAGCTGGTTCTACTCTTAAAACAGGTCCGTTGGGTACAAAATGCAACGCTGGCGATAAGGGAGAGAAAGGTGAGAGAGGTGATTATGGACTAAGAGGTTTAACTGGCGTATCAGGCGACAAAGGCGAAACAGGAGATAAAGGTTCAAGTGGAGACAAGGGACAAACAGGAGATAAAGGTCCACTTGGAGAAAAGGGACCAACTGGAATGAAAGGTCAAAATGGAGAACAGGGTCTAAAAGGTGGAAGAGGACTAATTGGAGATAAAGGCCAAATAGGTGATAAAGGTCAAGACGGAGACAAAGGTGTAAATGGGACAAATGGCCCAGATGGAGACAAGGGAGAATTTGGAGCTAAAGGTCGAGAAGGAGATAAGGGTGAAAAGGGTTCGATAGGTATAGTTGGTCCTATTGGAAACAAGGGTTTGCCTGGTGAAAAGGGATTGACAGGTGCAAAAGGTCCTCAGGGAGAAACTGGACTACCTGGCTTAAAAGGTATACATGGCGAAATGGGCATCAATGGTGACAAGGGTGCAATTGGAAATGAGGGTCCTCGTGGCGAAAATAGTCAAAAAG GAGCACGTGGAGAAGATGGCGAAAAAGGAAGTCCTGGAGAATCAG TTCAGAAAAAATCATGTGGTCCTGGTTGGGAACAGTTTAAACAAAGCTGTTATTACATTGAAATCAGACCAACAAAGACATGGAATGAGGCAAAA ATAGGAATGCACGTCACGTTTGGATCGGAGCACATGATTCAATGA
- the LOC143085061 gene encoding uncharacterized protein LOC143085061 — MSEQVQLVDILQTDDWNKSELQSKDSIENIETNAWNDELVKIRNASKKRDKALFALTIILLMCFLLAVTVIVTYLEEYIEKSSTLEKQIEKLNTSGLERLSHLSYQLGSSDHGNFPKGVKGSRGERGPAGHKGTVGDMGQQGEKGNKGEYGVKGETGEKGSTGSKGQLGDVGPIGGKGQNGTKGPKGEKGMRGEKGLLGEKGAVGAKGSAGYKGTIGDEGPSGQKGEVGEKGVLGAKGHNGNKGVDGEEGMPGETGQTGLVGPTGRKGSIGEKGPTGDKGPKGEIGLAGLKGENGEKGIRGDKGLIGNMGPVGDKGQIGARGQNGEKGSPGESGARGQTGEKGQPGESGRTISCGSGWEQFMGSCYYFQFKSKKTWNAAKNDCHRMGGFLVKIDNTIESWFLKNFKTVDKNTGHVWIGAHDSVQASRFIWESDNTVLTYTDWSPSEPTNSGQDDCVLMDKNNGYKWNDIKCSHVFSYICEKH, encoded by the exons atgaGTGAACAAGTTCAACTGGTAGATATTTTACAAACTGATGACTGGAATAAATCAGAACTTCAAAGCAAAGATAGTATAGAAAATATCGAAACTAATGCGTGGAATGATGAACTTGTGAAAATTCGTAACGCGAGTAAAAAAAGAGATAAAGCATTGTTTGCGCTAACCATAATACTGTTGATGTGTTTTTTACTTGCAGTTACAGTCATTGTCACATACTTGGAAG AGTATATAGAAAAGAGTTCAACACTAGAAAAGCAGattgaaaaattgaatacttCTGGTTTGGAAAGACTATCTCATTTATCCTATCAATTAG GTAGTAGTGACCATGGGAATTTCCCCAAAGGTGTAAAAGGCTCTAGGGGAGAAAGGGGTCCTGCCGGTCATAAAGGCACTGTTGGTGATATGGGACAACAAGGTGAAAAAGGAAATAAAGGCGAATACGGGGTAAAAGGTGAAACTGGAGAAAAAGGCTCAACTGGAAGTAAGGGGCAACTCGGAGATGTAGGTCCAATAGGAGGAAAAGGACAAAATGGTACGAAAGGACCAAAAGGAGAAAAGGGAATGAGAGGCGAAAAAGGACTACTGGGAGAAAAGGGTGCAGTAGGTGCAAAAGGTTCGGCTGGCTACAAAGGTACCATTGGAGATGAAGGTCCAAGTGGACAAAAAGGGGAAGTTGGAGAAAAAGGCGTACTTGGTGCAAAAGGTCATAATGGAAACAAAGGAGTGGATGGTGAAGAAGGAATGCCAGGTGAAACGGGCCAGACTGGTCTAGTTGGACCTACCGGAAGGAAAGGTTCGATTGGAGAAAAGGGACCAACAGGCGATAAAGGACCGAAAGGAGAAATTGGACTTGCTGGTCTAAAAGGGGAAAATGGTGAAAAGGGTATCAGAGGGGACAAAGGTTTAATAGGAAATATGGGTCCTGTTGGCGACAAGGGACAAATAG GAGCACGAGGACAAAATGGTGAAAAGGGAAGTCCGGGAGAATCAG GAGCACGAGGACAAACAGGTGAAAAGGGACAACCTGGAGAATCAG GCAGAACGATATCCTGTGGTTCCGGATGGGAACAGTTTATGGGAAGTTGTTATTACTTTCAATTCAAGTCAAAAAAGACATGGAATGCCGCAAAA aatGATTGTCATAGAATGGGAGGATTCCTtgtaaaaattgacaatactatTGAGAGTTGGTTcttgaaaaattttaaaacagtTG ataagAACACAGGGCACGTATGGATTGGAGCACATGATTCTGTACAAGCATCTCGTTTTATCTGGGAATCTGATAATACAGTTCTGACCTACACCGACTGGAGCCCAAGCGAACCTACTAATAGTGGTCAAGACGACTGTGTGCTCATGGATAAAAATAATGGATATAAGTGGAATGACATTAAATGTTCACATGTTTTTTCGTATATTTGTGAGAAACATTAA
- the LOC143085066 gene encoding uncharacterized protein LOC143085066 isoform X3, with protein MGDQVELVNILETEDFQSVDNIKTNVWNQKLANIHKAVRNRDKFLLIFTVVQVICISLTVAYLNAYIKKIARLETQIQQLTLNYSKLTSADRLVQLSSNRGFEAPTKVKKVYRDGAGSTLKTGPLGTKCNAGDKGEKGERGDYGLRGLTGVSGDKGETGDKGSSGDKGQTGDKGPLGEKGPTGMKGQNGEQGLKGGRGLIGDKGQIGDKGQDGDKGVNGTNGPDGDKGEFGAKGREGDKGEKGSIGIVGPIGNKGLPGEKGLTGAKGPQGETGLPGLKGARGEDGEKGSPGESVQKKSCGPGWEQFKQSCYYIEIRPTKTWNEAKMDCRIKGSRLVKIDNAFENSFLKLFAKDRNARHVWIGAHDSMRESHFVWETDNTDVTFTDWASRQPDNYRNGEDCVHLDYGLSNTWNDNSCSKRLGYICEKQ; from the exons ATGGGTGATCAAGTTGAGCTTGTAAATATTCTAGAAACAGAAGACTTTCAGAGCGTGGATAATATCAAAACTAATGTGTGGAATCAAAAACTTGCTAACATTCACAAGGCTGTACGGAATAGAGATAAATTTTTGTTAATCTTTACAGTAGTGCAAGTGATTTGTATTTCTTTGACAGTTGCATATTTGAATG CTTATATTAAAAAGATTGCAAGATTAGAAACGCAGATACAGCAATTGACTTTAAATTATTCGAAACTAACAAGTGCAGATAGACTAGTTCAATTATCAA GTAACAGAGGATTTGAAGCGCCGACTAAAGTTAAAAAGGTCTACAGAGATGGAGCTGGTTCTACTCTTAAAACAGGTCCGTTGGGTACAAAATGCAACGCTGGCGATAAGGGAGAGAAAGGTGAGAGAGGTGATTATGGACTAAGAGGTTTAACTGGCGTATCAGGCGACAAAGGCGAAACAGGAGATAAAGGTTCAAGTGGAGACAAGGGACAAACAGGAGATAAAGGTCCACTTGGAGAAAAGGGACCAACTGGAATGAAAGGTCAAAATGGAGAACAGGGTCTAAAAGGTGGAAGAGGACTAATTGGAGATAAAGGCCAAATAGGTGATAAAGGTCAAGACGGAGACAAAGGTGTAAATGGGACAAATGGCCCAGATGGAGACAAGGGAGAATTTGGAGCTAAAGGTCGAGAAGGAGATAAGGGTGAAAAGGGTTCGATAGGTATAGTTGGTCCTATTGGAAACAAGGGTTTGCCTGGTGAAAAGGGATTGACAGGTGCAAAAGGTCCTCAGGGAGAAACTGGACTACCTGGCTTAAAAG GAGCACGTGGAGAAGATGGCGAAAAAGGAAGTCCTGGAGAATCAG TTCAGAAAAAATCATGTGGTCCTGGTTGGGAACAGTTTAAACAAAGCTGTTATTACATTGAAATCAGACCAACAAAGACATGGAATGAGGCAAAA ATGGATTGTCGCATTAAAGGAAGCAGACTTGTGAAAATAGACAATGCCTTCGAAAATAGCTTTTTGAAATTATTTGCAAAAG ATAGGAATGCACGTCACGTTTGGATCGGAGCACATGATTCAATGAGAGAATCTCATTTTGTGTGGGAAACTGACAATACAGATGTTACTTTTACCGACTGGGCATCTCGCCAACCTGATAATTATCGAAATGGCGAAGACTGTGTTCATTTGGACTACGGCCTGTCAAACACATGGAATGATAATAGCTGTTCAAAGAGATTAGGATACATTTGTGAAAAACAATAA